One Curtobacterium sp. MCLR17_007 DNA window includes the following coding sequences:
- a CDS encoding glycoside hydrolase family 2 protein, giving the protein MSTTAPTTTAETRRALHDGWTLRATSGDAPVDVALRSIPATVPGLVHTDLLAAGIIPDPYLDRNEQKVTWIGETDWEYRTTFAWEPDGHDNHDLVFEGLDTVATVTLNGRELARTFNQHRTYRLPADGVLISGSNDLVVHFASPVAYADQASLDLGYRPHTYFHPFNAIRKAACNFGWDWGLDAASSGIFKPVTLHAWSGARIDAIRPTVTTDGTDGDVEIAITLHHAGDVRPVTATATLTAPDGTEHTVDAIIDGTDGTISMHVDDVALWWPRGHGDAVLYDLEVSIAAAGDDAGNVLASWQKRIGFRTATVEMLPDADGTSFQVVVNGQPIWIRGANWIPDDAFVTRVTRDRVAARLDQAEFANMNLLRIWGGGYYESDDFYDLCDERGLLTWQDFLFACASYAEEEPLRSEIEAEVRDNVTRIMSHPSLVLWNGNNENIWGYEEWGWEKRVQGRTWGLGYYLDLLPRVVAELDPQRSYTPASPWSGSIDRPANENDHGSVHLWEMWNRVDYPHYRDTVPRFVAEFGWQGPATWSTINQAISDTPLTPESPGMIWHQKAQDGNDKLTDGLVAHLPLPDHTEDWHWAMSLNQANAVAFAIEHWRSWSPKNTGSIVWQLNDCWPVTSWAAVDGYGRAKPLLYALKHVYADRLVTIQPRGTGLVTAVVNDSSAAWNGDVILRRLAYDGTELATTTVTVALPARSTQTVDVPADVAAFGEAAAELLVAELDGERGFWFPVEQRHSQLPAANLRTEVAAVAGGYDVTVTAASLVRDLALLVDKVDVDATVSDMIVTLLPGDSVTFHVTTARTLTPEVLTSASVLRTSNQLVTDWA; this is encoded by the coding sequence GTGAGCACAACCGCCCCGACCACCACTGCCGAGACCCGACGCGCACTCCATGACGGCTGGACACTCCGCGCCACCAGCGGTGACGCTCCCGTCGACGTCGCACTGCGCTCCATCCCGGCCACCGTTCCCGGGCTGGTCCACACCGACCTGCTCGCTGCGGGCATCATCCCCGACCCGTACCTGGACCGGAACGAGCAGAAGGTCACCTGGATCGGTGAGACCGACTGGGAGTACCGCACCACCTTCGCGTGGGAGCCGGACGGGCACGACAACCACGACCTCGTCTTCGAAGGCCTCGACACCGTCGCAACGGTCACCCTGAACGGCCGGGAGCTCGCCCGCACGTTCAACCAGCACCGCACCTACCGTCTGCCTGCGGACGGGGTCCTCATCTCCGGCAGCAACGACCTCGTCGTGCACTTCGCATCACCCGTGGCGTACGCGGACCAGGCCAGTCTCGATCTCGGGTACCGGCCCCACACCTACTTCCACCCCTTCAACGCGATCCGCAAGGCAGCGTGCAACTTCGGCTGGGACTGGGGGCTCGACGCCGCCTCATCCGGCATCTTCAAGCCCGTCACGCTGCACGCCTGGTCTGGTGCTCGCATCGATGCCATTAGGCCGACCGTCACCACCGACGGAACGGACGGCGACGTCGAGATCGCGATCACGCTGCACCACGCCGGGGACGTCCGACCCGTCACCGCCACCGCCACGCTCACCGCCCCCGACGGAACCGAGCACACCGTCGATGCGATCATCGACGGCACGGACGGCACCATCTCCATGCACGTCGACGACGTCGCGCTGTGGTGGCCTCGCGGTCACGGCGATGCGGTCCTCTACGACCTCGAGGTCAGCATCGCCGCCGCTGGCGACGACGCCGGCAACGTCCTCGCCTCGTGGCAGAAGCGGATCGGCTTCCGTACCGCCACCGTCGAGATGCTCCCCGATGCTGACGGAACGAGCTTCCAGGTCGTTGTCAACGGCCAGCCAATCTGGATCCGGGGCGCGAACTGGATCCCCGACGATGCATTCGTCACCCGGGTCACGCGGGACCGGGTCGCCGCTCGCCTCGACCAAGCCGAGTTCGCCAACATGAACCTGTTGCGCATCTGGGGCGGCGGCTACTACGAGTCCGACGACTTCTACGACCTCTGCGACGAACGCGGCCTCCTCACCTGGCAGGACTTCCTGTTCGCCTGCGCCTCCTACGCCGAGGAGGAGCCACTGCGTTCCGAGATCGAAGCGGAGGTCCGCGACAACGTCACACGGATCATGTCGCATCCGTCCCTGGTGCTCTGGAACGGCAACAACGAGAACATCTGGGGCTACGAGGAATGGGGCTGGGAGAAGCGCGTGCAGGGCCGCACCTGGGGCCTTGGCTACTACCTCGACCTGCTGCCCCGCGTCGTCGCCGAGCTCGACCCGCAGCGTTCCTACACGCCCGCAAGCCCATGGTCCGGCAGCATCGACCGTCCCGCGAACGAGAACGATCACGGCTCCGTCCACCTGTGGGAGATGTGGAACCGTGTCGACTACCCGCACTACCGCGACACTGTGCCTCGCTTCGTCGCGGAGTTCGGCTGGCAGGGGCCCGCCACGTGGTCGACCATCAACCAGGCCATCTCGGACACCCCGCTCACTCCGGAGTCGCCGGGCATGATCTGGCACCAGAAGGCGCAGGACGGCAACGACAAGCTCACCGACGGCCTCGTAGCGCACCTGCCCCTCCCGGACCACACCGAGGACTGGCACTGGGCGATGTCCCTCAACCAGGCCAACGCCGTCGCCTTCGCGATCGAGCACTGGCGGTCCTGGTCACCGAAGAACACGGGGTCGATCGTCTGGCAGCTCAACGACTGCTGGCCCGTCACGTCCTGGGCTGCAGTCGACGGCTACGGCCGCGCGAAGCCCCTGCTCTACGCCCTGAAGCACGTCTACGCCGACCGCCTCGTCACGATCCAGCCGCGCGGCACCGGCCTCGTCACGGCCGTAGTGAACGACTCGTCGGCTGCGTGGAACGGCGACGTGATCCTCCGCCGCCTCGCCTACGACGGCACCGAACTCGCCACGACGACCGTGACCGTGGCACTGCCAGCACGGAGCACACAGACCGTGGACGTTCCCGCTGACGTCGCCGCATTCGGCGAGGCCGCGGCCGAGTTGCTCGTCGCAGAACTCGACGGCGAGCGTGGATTCTGGTTCCCGGTGGAGCAGCGCCACTCGCAGCTGCCAGCAGCGAACCTACGCACGGAAGTCGCTGCGGTCGCCGGCGGGTACGACGTCACGGTGACGGCGGCATCGCTTGTGCGCGACCTCGCGCTCCTGGTCGACAAGGTCGACGTCGACGCAACCGTCAGCGACATGATCGTCACACTCCTTCCCGGAGACAGCGTCACGTTCCACGTCACGACGGCGAGGACGTTGACCCCGGAAGTGCTGACATCGGCAAGCGTCCTGCGCACGTCGAACCAGCTCGTCACTGACTGGGCATGA
- a CDS encoding ROK family protein: MIVTDLALAVDLGGTKVETALVEASGAIVDGSRHRVPTGRDAEPDAFAEALSHAIRQTLALTPADSTLIGVGVGSAGPIDLARGRVSPKNLPALAGFNLRDAVSRELPGLAVQLRLDGTCIALAEHWLGAAAGSANSMSMVVSTGVGGGLILGGKLVSGRSGNAGHIGQIHVAGFGAESSSADATTLEASASGTSAVGWAQRLGWPGRSGEDLAVSCAAGDDIAWRAVRRSAAAVGQAIASATTLLDLEIVAIGGGFSLVVPDYIDLVRTAALEATVFEYATTVRIEPARLGADAPLLGAAALIHRSAMAATDSPISHLVTIS, translated from the coding sequence ATGATCGTGACCGATCTTGCACTGGCCGTCGATCTCGGCGGCACGAAGGTCGAGACCGCGCTCGTCGAAGCGTCCGGCGCGATCGTCGACGGAAGTCGGCACCGTGTGCCGACGGGTCGCGATGCCGAACCCGACGCTTTCGCTGAAGCCCTGTCGCACGCGATCCGACAGACGCTCGCCCTGACTCCGGCCGACTCGACGCTCATCGGGGTGGGCGTCGGTTCGGCCGGGCCAATCGATCTCGCACGAGGCAGGGTCAGCCCGAAGAACCTCCCGGCCCTGGCCGGCTTCAACCTCCGGGACGCCGTCTCCAGAGAACTGCCGGGCCTGGCAGTGCAGCTGCGTCTCGACGGCACCTGCATCGCGCTTGCCGAACACTGGCTGGGCGCAGCTGCCGGATCCGCGAATTCGATGTCCATGGTGGTCTCCACCGGTGTCGGCGGTGGCCTCATCCTGGGCGGAAAGCTCGTCTCCGGCCGAAGCGGCAACGCAGGCCACATCGGTCAGATCCACGTCGCTGGCTTCGGCGCGGAGTCGAGCAGCGCCGACGCGACCACGCTTGAGGCGAGCGCATCCGGGACCAGCGCGGTCGGATGGGCGCAGCGCCTGGGCTGGCCGGGACGTTCCGGGGAAGACCTCGCGGTGTCCTGCGCAGCAGGAGACGACATCGCCTGGCGGGCCGTGCGGCGTTCCGCCGCAGCCGTCGGTCAAGCCATCGCCAGCGCGACGACCTTGCTCGACCTCGAGATCGTCGCCATCGGCGGCGGCTTCTCCCTGGTCGTCCCCGACTACATCGATCTCGTCCGTACCGCAGCGCTGGAAGCAACCGTGTTCGAGTACGCGACCACGGTCCGCATCGAGCCCGCGCGTCTCGGCGCCGACGCGCCCCTCCTCGGCGCAGCCGCGTTGATCCACCGGTCTGCGATGGCGGCCACCGACTCTCCCATCAGCCACCTCGTCACCATCAGCTGA
- a CDS encoding substrate-binding domain-containing protein encodes MGLPIGLTLVRTSEIYGAEPWFHELTAGIDQVVRPLGRSVLLRVLATREDELRWLRQWRERDAVAGVVLVDLIADDPRVDLVRTIGLPAVSVSSPDVSDGLPAVWTNDDAAMRSAVRALHDLGHTSIGLVSGPLELAHTVTRALAFTAVCDELQLERHLVSGDYSTESGERAFAALLAIDEPPTAVVFDNDLMALGGLAESRRRVIAIPDEMSLVAWDDSALCQLSEPPLSALGHDVQRIGRMVGEALVAVLAGEEPPTLEAPAIEFVARESVAALHR; translated from the coding sequence ATGGGACTCCCGATCGGCTTGACGTTGGTCCGCACGAGTGAGATCTACGGAGCCGAGCCCTGGTTCCACGAACTGACTGCCGGGATCGACCAGGTCGTCCGTCCCCTCGGCCGCTCCGTGCTGCTCCGCGTCCTCGCGACTCGGGAGGACGAACTCCGGTGGCTGCGGCAGTGGCGCGAACGTGACGCTGTCGCCGGGGTGGTCCTCGTCGACCTGATCGCCGATGACCCTCGAGTGGATCTGGTCAGGACGATCGGCCTGCCCGCGGTCTCCGTGTCGTCGCCGGACGTGTCCGACGGCCTCCCCGCTGTCTGGACGAACGACGACGCCGCGATGCGCTCAGCGGTCCGCGCACTCCACGACCTCGGTCACACCTCGATCGGACTCGTGAGCGGACCGCTCGAGCTCGCGCACACCGTGACCCGCGCGCTGGCGTTCACCGCGGTGTGCGACGAACTGCAGCTCGAACGGCACTTGGTCTCGGGCGACTACTCGACGGAATCGGGCGAGCGGGCCTTCGCCGCGCTCCTCGCCATCGACGAGCCGCCGACCGCTGTCGTCTTCGACAACGACCTCATGGCCCTCGGCGGTCTGGCTGAATCGCGTCGGCGAGTGATCGCGATCCCGGACGAGATGTCCCTCGTCGCGTGGGACGACTCGGCACTCTGCCAGCTCTCCGAGCCGCCGCTGTCGGCGCTCGGCCACGATGTGCAGCGAATCGGACGCATGGTGGGCGAGGCGCTTGTGGCGGTCCTGGCCGGAGAAGAGCCACCCACGCTCGAAGCCCCTGCGATCGAGTTCGTGGCACGGGAGAGCGTGGCCGCCCTCCACCGTTGA
- a CDS encoding carbohydrate ABC transporter permease: MTTATPLRTRISRRSGTTAKYLSLIVACLFAVVPLLTIVMLAFKTDREYRTTSPLTPPSNWLNFSNFVTAFTQGGMVQGFINTGIILVVSVSGTILIGTMAAYAIDRFRFRGRRLVFGAFLLATLVPSVTTQVATFQVINTLDLFNTRGAAIVLFMGTDIVAIYIFLQFMQSIPVSLDEAAMLDGANRFTVYWRIILPLLRPAIATVVIIKGIAVYNEFYIPFLYMPSQDLGVISTSLFRFMGPFGAQWEVIAAGTLLVIIPTLIVFLFLQRHIYNGLTAGATK; this comes from the coding sequence ATGACGACTGCGACACCGTTGCGGACCCGGATCAGCAGGCGTTCCGGAACCACCGCCAAGTACCTCAGCCTCATCGTGGCGTGCCTGTTCGCGGTGGTCCCGCTCCTGACCATCGTGATGCTCGCCTTCAAGACCGACCGCGAGTACCGGACGACCAGCCCGCTGACGCCGCCGTCGAACTGGCTGAACTTCAGCAACTTCGTGACCGCCTTCACCCAGGGCGGCATGGTGCAGGGGTTCATCAACACCGGGATCATCCTGGTCGTCTCCGTCAGCGGCACGATCCTGATCGGGACGATGGCCGCATACGCCATCGACCGGTTCCGGTTCCGCGGCCGTCGACTGGTGTTCGGCGCGTTCCTCCTGGCCACGTTGGTGCCGTCGGTGACCACGCAGGTCGCGACGTTCCAGGTCATCAACACCCTCGACCTGTTCAACACCCGCGGCGCAGCGATCGTGCTCTTCATGGGCACCGACATCGTCGCGATCTACATCTTCCTCCAGTTCATGCAGTCGATCCCGGTCTCCCTCGACGAAGCCGCGATGCTCGACGGCGCCAACCGGTTCACGGTGTACTGGCGGATCATCCTGCCGCTGCTCCGACCGGCTATCGCGACGGTGGTCATCATCAAGGGCATCGCCGTCTACAACGAGTTCTACATACCGTTCCTCTACATGCCCTCGCAGGACCTCGGCGTCATCTCGACGTCCCTCTTCCGCTTCATGGGCCCGTTCGGCGCCCAGTGGGAAGTCATCGCTGCAGGCACGCTGCTGGTCATCATCCCCACGTTGATTGTCTTCCTCTTCCTCCAGCGTCACATCTACAACGGCCTCACGGCAGGAGCAACCAAGTGA
- a CDS encoding sugar ABC transporter permease has product MTGLAPTPSSAGAAAAAPAEGRTRSRKVQPRSSRGWRSTPWLFLVVPLAFLIVLTYVPVVNMFWYSVTDWDGLAPQKTFVGLDNYLQIFTKPAIFQVFFVSLYYLVGALAQLIIALYLATLLSFKTRLGNLFKGIIFFPYLINGVAIGLVFLYFFRPGGTLDALLGAAGLQHTPQWLGDPSVVNVSLAASSVWRYMGLNFVLFLGAIQSVPAEQYEAADLDGATSFDKFRYIIVPSIRRILGLSFILAIAGALSAFEMPYIMTGGANGSETFVIQTVNTAFKFSQVGLASAMAVVLLAIVLVITGIQRWLFPDEKKEQAA; this is encoded by the coding sequence GTGACCGGTCTCGCACCGACGCCCTCCTCGGCCGGGGCCGCAGCCGCTGCCCCGGCCGAGGGGCGGACCCGATCCAGGAAGGTCCAGCCGCGCTCCAGCCGCGGATGGCGCAGCACCCCGTGGCTCTTCCTCGTCGTCCCGCTGGCGTTCCTGATCGTCCTGACCTACGTCCCCGTGGTCAACATGTTCTGGTACAGCGTCACCGACTGGGACGGCCTCGCACCGCAGAAGACCTTCGTCGGACTCGACAACTACCTCCAGATCTTCACGAAGCCGGCCATCTTCCAGGTCTTCTTCGTCAGCCTCTACTACCTCGTCGGAGCGCTCGCGCAGCTCATCATCGCGCTCTACCTCGCGACGCTGCTCAGCTTCAAGACCCGACTGGGCAACCTGTTCAAGGGCATCATCTTCTTCCCGTACCTGATCAACGGCGTCGCCATCGGGCTGGTGTTCCTCTACTTCTTCCGCCCTGGAGGCACCCTCGACGCACTCCTCGGCGCTGCCGGACTGCAGCACACACCGCAGTGGCTCGGCGACCCGTCCGTGGTGAACGTCTCCCTCGCAGCATCCAGCGTCTGGCGGTACATGGGACTGAACTTCGTGCTGTTCCTCGGCGCCATCCAATCCGTGCCCGCTGAGCAGTACGAAGCCGCAGACCTCGACGGGGCGACTTCATTCGACAAGTTCCGGTACATCATCGTGCCGAGCATCCGACGCATCCTCGGGCTCTCGTTCATCCTGGCCATCGCCGGCGCACTGTCGGCCTTCGAGATGCCCTACATCATGACCGGCGGTGCGAACGGATCCGAGACGTTCGTGATCCAGACCGTCAACACCGCGTTCAAGTTCTCCCAGGTGGGCCTCGCATCCGCGATGGCGGTGGTGCTGCTGGCGATCGTGCTCGTCATCACCGGCATCCAACGATGGCTGTTCCCCGACGAGAAGAAGGAGCAGGCAGCATGA
- a CDS encoding ABC transporter substrate-binding protein, which yields MKKTVIAATGGIVVAALALAGCSAGSAQDSGKPSGAITVLTNRTDLVNTTFKDYAKEFEKKYPGTTVKFEALTDYEGDAKIRLSSKDYGDALLIPSSTVTKDKYASYFEPLGKTTDLEKKYNFIGDGSYDGEVYGLSTFGSAMGMVINKTVWKEAGITTPPTTQDEYFQDLQAIKDKTSAIPYYTNYKDGWPLATLEGNLGTTQGADVRMKLASENSPWKPGTDQYKIDDLLYKTVAKKLSEPDPTTTNWEESKDLLAQGKVGSMILGSWAVTQMQDAAKKAGKSADEIGFWPMPWQTDGKFTSVTATDKLLAVSKNSDNKATARAWVNWFINDSGYAKSQGAISPVKADPTPDTLSDFKTLGVKYLQLNPDPKGKEALLTNIANAAQVDVFGNIYRQKLIDTARGAASGDETSFFANLNKEWAAARSQVSK from the coding sequence ATGAAGAAGACCGTGATCGCTGCAACCGGAGGCATCGTCGTCGCGGCGCTCGCACTCGCCGGGTGTTCCGCTGGTTCCGCTCAGGACAGCGGCAAGCCGTCCGGCGCCATCACCGTGCTCACGAACCGCACCGACCTCGTCAACACGACCTTCAAGGACTACGCCAAGGAGTTCGAGAAGAAGTACCCGGGGACGACGGTCAAGTTCGAAGCGCTCACGGACTACGAGGGTGACGCGAAGATCCGTCTGAGTTCGAAGGACTACGGCGATGCGCTCCTGATCCCGAGCTCGACGGTGACGAAGGACAAGTACGCGTCCTACTTCGAACCGCTCGGCAAGACCACCGACCTGGAGAAGAAGTACAACTTCATCGGTGACGGGTCGTACGACGGCGAGGTCTACGGCCTGTCGACGTTCGGGTCCGCGATGGGCATGGTGATCAACAAGACCGTCTGGAAGGAAGCCGGGATCACCACCCCGCCGACGACGCAGGACGAGTACTTCCAGGACCTCCAGGCAATCAAGGACAAGACCTCCGCCATCCCGTACTACACGAACTACAAGGACGGATGGCCGCTGGCGACGCTCGAGGGGAACCTCGGCACCACACAGGGCGCTGACGTGCGGATGAAGCTCGCCAGCGAGAACAGCCCCTGGAAGCCGGGCACCGACCAGTACAAGATCGATGACCTGCTCTACAAGACCGTTGCGAAGAAGCTCAGCGAGCCGGACCCCACCACGACGAACTGGGAAGAGTCGAAGGACCTGCTTGCGCAGGGGAAGGTCGGCTCGATGATCCTCGGCTCCTGGGCTGTGACCCAGATGCAGGACGCAGCGAAGAAGGCCGGCAAGTCCGCGGACGAGATCGGCTTCTGGCCGATGCCCTGGCAGACCGACGGCAAGTTCACCTCCGTCACCGCGACCGACAAGCTCCTCGCGGTGAGCAAGAACTCCGACAACAAGGCCACTGCGCGCGCCTGGGTGAACTGGTTCATCAACGACTCCGGCTACGCGAAGAGTCAGGGTGCCATCAGCCCCGTCAAGGCCGACCCGACGCCGGACACGCTCAGTGACTTCAAGACCCTGGGCGTGAAGTACCTCCAGCTGAACCCCGACCCCAAGGGCAAGGAAGCGCTCTTGACCAACATCGCCAATGCCGCGCAGGTGGACGTCTTCGGCAACATCTACCGCCAGAAGCTCATCGACACCGCTCGTGGAGCCGCTTCCGGCGACGAGACGTCCTTCTTCGCGAACCTCAACAAGGAGTGGGCAGCAGCACGGAGTCAGGTGTCGAAGTGA